Proteins encoded by one window of Papio anubis isolate 15944 chromosome 7, Panubis1.0, whole genome shotgun sequence:
- the IL25 gene encoding interleukin-25 isoform X1, which yields MRGQPRLGENSSLISLFLQVVAFLAMVMGTHTYSHWPSCCPSKGQDSSEELLRWSTVPVPPLKLANLNLRSVSCRASEDGPLNSRAISPWRYELDRDLNRLPQDLYHARCLCPHCVSLQTGSHMDPRGNSELLYHNQTVFYRRPCHGEKGNHKGYCLERRLYRVSLACVCVRPRVMG from the exons ATGAGGGGGCAACCCAGATTAGGTGAGAACAGTTCTCTCATTAGCCTTTTCCTACAGGTGGTTGCATTCTTGGCAATGGTCATGGGAACCCACACCTACAGCCACTGGCCCAGCTGCTGCCCCAGCAAAGGACAGGACTCGTCTGAGGAGTTGCTGAGGTGGAGCACTGTGCCTGTGCCTCCCCTAAAGCTGGCTAACCTCAACCTCCGCTCAGTATCCTGTAGGGCCAGTGAAGATGGGCCCCTCAACAGCAGGGCCATCTCCCCCTGGAGATATGA GTTGGACAGAGACTTGAACCGGCTCCCCCAGGACCTGTACCACGCCCGTTGCCTGTGCCCACACTGCGTCAGCCTACAGACAGGCTCCCACATGGACCCCCGGGGCAACTCGGAGCTGCTCTACCACAACCAGACTGTCTTCTACCGGCGGCCGTGCCATGGCGAGAAGGGCAACCACAAGGGCTACTGCCTGGAGCGCAGGCTGTACCGTGTTTCcttggcttgtgtgtgtgtgcggccCCGTGTGATGGGCTAG
- the IL25 gene encoding interleukin-25 isoform X2, whose translation MYQVVAFLAMVMGTHTYSHWPSCCPSKGQDSSEELLRWSTVPVPPLKLANLNLRSVSCRASEDGPLNSRAISPWRYELDRDLNRLPQDLYHARCLCPHCVSLQTGSHMDPRGNSELLYHNQTVFYRRPCHGEKGNHKGYCLERRLYRVSLACVCVRPRVMG comes from the exons ATGTACCAG GTGGTTGCATTCTTGGCAATGGTCATGGGAACCCACACCTACAGCCACTGGCCCAGCTGCTGCCCCAGCAAAGGACAGGACTCGTCTGAGGAGTTGCTGAGGTGGAGCACTGTGCCTGTGCCTCCCCTAAAGCTGGCTAACCTCAACCTCCGCTCAGTATCCTGTAGGGCCAGTGAAGATGGGCCCCTCAACAGCAGGGCCATCTCCCCCTGGAGATATGA GTTGGACAGAGACTTGAACCGGCTCCCCCAGGACCTGTACCACGCCCGTTGCCTGTGCCCACACTGCGTCAGCCTACAGACAGGCTCCCACATGGACCCCCGGGGCAACTCGGAGCTGCTCTACCACAACCAGACTGTCTTCTACCGGCGGCCGTGCCATGGCGAGAAGGGCAACCACAAGGGCTACTGCCTGGAGCGCAGGCTGTACCGTGTTTCcttggcttgtgtgtgtgtgcggccCCGTGTGATGGGCTAG